From the genome of Impatiens glandulifera chromosome 9, dImpGla2.1, whole genome shotgun sequence, one region includes:
- the LOC124916598 gene encoding transcription factor MYB59-like, producing the protein MMMIMRKGPWTEEEDIQLVLFVNLYGDRRWDFIAKVSGLRRTGKSCRLRWVNYLHPGLKRGKMTPQEECLVLQLHSKWGNRWSRIARKLPGRTDNEIKNYWRTLMRKTAQEKKSDHISRDHSSPMISNSSSSSGSNPVSSMLVGDCDERSFYDTGGLEHVDSVNPKTKDEEGEEEGDEEETSNDIWKDITMSETNMFCDGNLSNNYQTMPSPIWDKYSPGSLWNILDTDESKMFAPLCSGSHQSFAGYDNQVNMYDLSG; encoded by the exons atgatgatgattatgaGGAAAGGACCGTggacagaagaagaagacatcCAGCTTGTCTTGTTTGTGAATCTCTATGGAGACAGGAGATGGGATTTCATTGCTAAGGTTTCAG GTCTGCGAAGGACAGGAAAGAGTTGCCGACTCCGATGGGTGAACTACCTTCATCCCGGTCTCAAGAGAGGAAAGATGACTCCCCAAGAAGAATGCCTCGTCCTTCAACTCCATTCCAAATGGGGAAATAG ATGGTCTAGGATAGCACGCAAGTTGCCTGGTCGTACCGACAACGAGATAAAAAATTACTGGAGGACTCTCATGAGAAAGACTGCTCAAGAGAAAAAGAGCGACCATATATCTCGCGATCACTCCTCACCCATGATCTCAAACTCCTCTTCATCGTCGGGTAGCAATCCCGTGTCCTCCATGCTGGTTGGGGATTGTGACGAGAGAAGCTTCTACGATACTGGCGGTTTGGAACACGTTGACTCGGTTAATCCTAAGACAAAGGacgaagaaggagaagaagaaggagacgAAGAGGAGACGAGCAATGACATATGGAAGGACATAACCATGAGCGAAACAAACATGTTTTGTGATGGAAACTTGTCTAATAATTACCAAACAATGCCTTCACCGATATGGGACAAATATTCGCCCGGATCGTTGTGGAATATTCTAGATACGGACGAGAGCAAGATGTTTGCGCCTCTTTGCAGCGGCAGCCATCAAAGTTTTGCAGGATATGACAATCAAGTGAACATGTATGATCTTAGCGGGTAG